The DNA window TGTTAGAGGTAAATTAGACAAGATTGCACCAAATCCTATTGGCACAAGTAACAACGGTTCAAATCCCTTATTGATACCAAGGTAGACAAGTATGCAGCCTACTATAATCATAGCTACGTTTCCAGGCGTTAAAGCAAAAATCCCGCTTGTGGTCTGAAATACTTCAATAAATGTTCCTACAACGTCAATCAATCAAATCACCTTTAACCTATAATAAATAGGACATCACCTGAATTAATGGACTGACCAGGATTTACATGTATATTCAAAATTTTGCCTGCAGTAGGAGAAGATATTTCATTTTCCATCTTCATTGATTCAACTATCATTACCACATCCCCTATACTCACTGTGTCGCCAACCTTTTTCTTAAGTGAAAGAACGGTTCCCGCCATTACAGCCTTAACTTCTTCGCCTTTTCCCTTTGAAACAGGGGTAGAAGGTTTGGGGGCTTCTGGGGGTGGAGAATAAACTTCAGTTTTAGGTTTTGGTGTAGGGGCTGGACTCTTAATCCCAAGTACTTCTTCAATTGATAAGTTCAGAGTTTTATCGCCCAATTTCATCTCTAAATTTCCTCCGCCTAAATCCTCTATATCAACCTGATAATCCTTGCCATTAATCTTAACATTGTATTTTGCCATTATATCCCCTCTATCATTTCTCTTCTACCTAAAACTTTCCAGTTTTCATTAGGTTTTGAAAGAGATATTACTGGAACTTCACTCTTAAAACAATGCATATAGGCTACAGCAATCATAGCCATAACCTCTTCATAATCGTTTTCCGCTTTGGATATATCCTCAACTTTTATTTCTTCTTCAGAAGAGTTATTCTTTTTTTCATCATTTTTAGTAATAGACC is part of the Methanofastidiosum sp. genome and encodes:
- a CDS encoding OadG family protein produces the protein MVDMIELFLGLELVIVGMGITFLVLIILSSIITIIGRSITKNDEKKNNSSEEEIKVEDISKAENDYEEVMAMIAVAYMHCFKSEVPVISLSKPNENWKVLGRREMIEGI